A stretch of Flavobacterium sp. N1994 DNA encodes these proteins:
- a CDS encoding GxxExxY protein, which translates to MTEENEISRIILDCAFKVHTTLGSGLLEKVYRECLAYELKKCGLDVKQEKPFPVIYEDIKMDCGYRVDLIVNNKVIVELKVVEDFTIEHTAQCLTYMRLSECRLGLLLNFYKKSLKDGIKRLIL; encoded by the coding sequence ATGACTGAAGAAAATGAAATTAGCCGAATCATTTTGGATTGTGCTTTTAAAGTTCATACAACATTAGGTTCAGGATTATTGGAAAAAGTGTATAGGGAATGTTTGGCTTATGAATTAAAAAAGTGCGGATTAGATGTTAAGCAAGAAAAACCTTTTCCAGTCATTTATGAAGATATAAAAATGGATTGTGGATATCGAGTTGATTTAATAGTAAATAATAAAGTAATTGTTGAACTAAAAGTAGTTGAAGATTTTACAATAGAACATACAGCCCAGTGTTTAACTTACATGCGACTTTCTGAATGCAGATTAGGTTTGCTTCTCAACTTTTATAAAAAATCATTAAAGGACGGAATAAAAAGATTAATACTATAA
- a CDS encoding DNA gyrase/topoisomerase IV subunit A → MKDEEEDDNIPNDDESNEALNESPNEDSLEEGFEDIRSSGNHFYENDENPEDTITKVTGMYKDWFLDYASYVILERAVPAIEDGFKPVQRRIMHSMKELDDGRYNKVANIVGHTMQYHPHGDASIGDAMVQIGQKDLIIDMQGNWGNILTGDSAAASRYIEARISKFGHDVLYSPKITQWGMSYDGRRAEPINLPVKFPLLLAQGAEGIAVGLSTKVLPHNFNELIDCSIKVLKNKPFTLFPDFPTAGIADVSGYNDGMRGGRVRVRAKIGQLDKQTLVITQIPFSTNTSTLIDSILKANEKGKIKVKKIEDNTAAEVEILIHLPPGVSPDKTIDALYAFTACETSVAPLGCVIEDHKPRFIGVSDMLRISTLRTVDLLKRELEIQLDELENKWHFSTLEKIFIREEMYIYFKLYSDRESLYVYMYDRFKPFSKSFVREINDDDLQKLTQIPMIRITRFDSDKADDAIAKLEAEMEQVKHDLDHIIDFAINFFQTLKDKYGKGRERQTELRSFDTIEATKVVLRNTKLYVNKEEGFFGTGLKKDEYVADCSDIDDVIVFLRDGKMMIAKVDDKKFVGKDIIHIAVFDKNDKRTIYNMMYRDGKNGSTFIKRFNVSGVTRDKFYDLTQEKAGSQVLYFSANPNGEAEVITVLLRQVGSIKKLKWDLDFSDIAIKGRASRGNTVTKYPIKKIELKEKGISTLRPRKVWFDDTVQRLNVDGRGELLGEFRPNDRLLLINQSGKLKTIIPELTTHFEEDIVVMEKWNPNKPISAIYYDGDKERYFIKRFLVENENKEEIFITEHEKSQLEIVSTDWRPMAEIVYAKVKGVQKDNQTVNLEEFIAVKGIKALGNQLTSDKLKQVNLLDPLPYEELEPEQPEEMEVPEENPIADDIQTETDDDGQITLSLE, encoded by the coding sequence ATGAAAGACGAAGAAGAAGACGATAACATCCCAAACGACGACGAAAGCAACGAAGCGTTGAACGAGTCACCGAATGAGGATTCCCTAGAAGAAGGTTTTGAAGACATTAGATCTTCAGGCAATCATTTCTACGAAAACGACGAAAACCCAGAAGACACCATTACCAAGGTTACAGGAATGTACAAAGATTGGTTTTTGGACTACGCTTCTTATGTAATCCTCGAGCGTGCCGTTCCTGCTATTGAAGATGGTTTCAAACCGGTGCAACGTCGTATCATGCATTCCATGAAAGAGTTGGATGATGGGCGTTACAACAAAGTGGCGAACATCGTTGGACATACCATGCAGTATCATCCTCACGGAGATGCGAGTATTGGAGATGCCATGGTGCAAATTGGTCAAAAAGATTTAATCATCGACATGCAAGGGAACTGGGGAAATATCCTCACTGGAGATAGTGCTGCAGCTTCTCGTTATATAGAAGCTCGTATTTCTAAGTTTGGTCATGATGTGTTGTATTCTCCAAAAATTACCCAATGGGGGATGTCTTATGATGGGAGAAGAGCGGAACCCATTAATCTTCCGGTTAAGTTTCCGTTGTTATTAGCGCAAGGAGCTGAAGGAATTGCTGTAGGATTATCCACGAAAGTGTTGCCACACAATTTCAATGAATTGATAGATTGTTCGATCAAAGTTTTAAAAAACAAGCCCTTTACTTTATTTCCTGATTTTCCAACCGCTGGTATTGCCGATGTTTCGGGTTACAATGATGGGATGCGAGGTGGACGTGTTCGTGTGCGTGCTAAGATTGGGCAATTGGACAAACAAACCTTGGTGATTACCCAAATTCCTTTCTCCACCAATACTTCCACTTTGATTGATAGTATCCTGAAGGCTAATGAAAAAGGAAAAATAAAAGTCAAAAAAATAGAAGACAATACTGCAGCAGAAGTTGAGATTTTAATTCATCTTCCACCAGGGGTTTCTCCAGACAAAACTATTGATGCTTTATATGCCTTTACTGCTTGTGAAACTTCAGTCGCTCCTTTAGGATGCGTTATTGAAGATCATAAACCAAGATTTATTGGTGTTTCGGATATGTTGAGAATTTCAACATTAAGAACGGTTGATTTATTGAAACGCGAGTTAGAAATTCAATTAGACGAACTCGAAAACAAATGGCATTTCTCTACCCTAGAAAAGATTTTCATTCGGGAAGAAATGTATATTTATTTCAAATTGTATTCCGATAGAGAATCGCTTTATGTATATATGTACGATAGGTTTAAGCCTTTTTCGAAATCATTTGTTAGAGAAATCAATGATGATGATTTGCAAAAGTTGACGCAGATTCCAATGATTCGTATTACTCGTTTCGACTCAGATAAAGCGGATGATGCGATTGCTAAGTTGGAAGCCGAAATGGAACAAGTGAAACACGATTTAGACCATATTATCGATTTCGCCATTAACTTCTTCCAAACGCTTAAAGACAAATACGGTAAAGGTCGTGAGCGTCAAACAGAGCTTAGAAGTTTTGATACTATTGAAGCCACGAAAGTGGTGTTGCGTAATACTAAATTGTACGTAAACAAAGAAGAAGGGTTCTTTGGAACCGGTTTAAAGAAAGATGAATATGTAGCCGATTGTTCGGATATTGATGATGTGATTGTGTTCTTGCGAGATGGTAAGATGATGATTGCTAAAGTAGATGACAAGAAATTTGTAGGCAAAGATATTATTCACATAGCTGTTTTTGATAAGAATGATAAGCGTACCATTTACAATATGATGTACCGTGATGGTAAAAATGGTTCTACTTTTATCAAACGTTTTAATGTTTCCGGAGTGACTCGTGATAAATTCTATGATTTAACGCAAGAGAAAGCTGGGTCACAAGTATTGTATTTCTCTGCCAATCCAAATGGAGAAGCGGAAGTAATTACAGTATTGCTTCGCCAAGTGGGAAGTATTAAGAAATTGAAATGGGATTTAGATTTCTCTGATATTGCTATCAAAGGAAGAGCTTCTCGTGGAAATACAGTAACTAAATATCCTATCAAGAAAATAGAATTAAAAGAAAAAGGAATCTCTACTTTGCGTCCGCGTAAAGTTTGGTTTGATGATACCGTACAACGATTGAATGTAGATGGAAGAGGGGAGTTGCTTGGTGAATTTAGACCCAATGACCGCTTACTGCTTATCAATCAATCAGGGAAACTAAAAACGATTATTCCGGAACTGACTACGCATTTTGAGGAAGATATCGTTGTGATGGAAAAATGGAATCCGAACAAACCTATTTCTGCCATTTATTATGATGGAGATAAGGAACGTTATTTTATCAAGCGCTTCTTGGTGGAAAACGAAAACAAAGAAGAAATCTTTATTACCGAACATGAGAAGTCGCAATTAGAAATCGTTTCTACCGATTGGCGCCCAATGGCAGAAATAGTTTATGCTAAAGTAAAAGGTGTTCAGAAAGACAATCAAACGGTTAATTTAGAGGAATTCATTGCAGTAAAAGGTATTAAAGCTTTAGGAAACCAACTAACCTCAGATAAATTAAAACAGGTGAATCTTTTGGATCCTCTTCCTTATGAAGAACTAGAACCAGAGCAACCTGAAGAAATGGAAGTGCCTGAGGAAAATCCTATTGCTGATGATATTCAAACTGAGACTGATGACGATGGACAGATAACCTTATCCTTGGAATAA
- a CDS encoding FG-GAP repeat domain-containing protein codes for MEFEIKEKENVLEYSKNVTSFFNDKTALEVTINGDLENSKKTYIKVKTKLNSKKYFEEIPVHGTDGFYIADFNGDGKKDFKIVCFYMGCGLASMNVRVIYFFQKENKEFTKISFDDMMDGNRIERDLNGDGNFEIITMTLQDHLNHNYWLFNVYNFVNGNLVCLNEKVNYPIMVQYLFRDNYKISEKLSRKEMKKYQLKKPEALLIDK; via the coding sequence TTGGAATTCGAAATTAAGGAAAAGGAAAATGTATTAGAGTATTCTAAAAATGTAACATCCTTTTTCAATGACAAAACAGCTTTAGAAGTCACCATAAATGGAGATTTAGAAAATTCAAAAAAAACATATATTAAAGTCAAAACAAAACTCAATAGTAAAAAGTATTTTGAAGAAATTCCAGTTCACGGCACTGATGGTTTTTATATTGCTGACTTCAATGGTGATGGAAAAAAAGATTTTAAAATTGTTTGTTTTTATATGGGTTGTGGACTCGCTTCTATGAATGTAAGGGTAATTTACTTTTTTCAAAAAGAAAATAAAGAATTTACCAAAATATCATTTGATGATATGATGGATGGAAATCGTATAGAAAGAGATTTAAATGGTGATGGAAACTTTGAAATAATTACAATGACATTACAAGATCATTTGAATCATAACTATTGGCTATTTAACGTGTACAACTTTGTAAATGGTAATTTGGTTTGTTTAAATGAGAAAGTTAATTACCCAATAATGGTACAATATTTATTTCGAGATAATTACAAAATATCTGAAAAATTAAGCCGAAAAGAAATGAAAAAGTACCAACTCAAAAAACCAGAAGCACTACTAATTGATAAATGA
- a CDS encoding TerC family protein — translation MDILFTPNALIALLTLTFLEIILGIDNIVFLSIVSGKLPQQDQPKARRVGLLLAMAFRIILLFGITWVLSLQDTILSIDWGFFEAHITGQSLIIFGGGLFLLYKSVTEIHHKLEGEEESEKGKASNGLSAAILQIALLNIVFSFDSILTAVGLVSMKAPAEGGFGKEGAIIIMILAVVISIFIMMIFAGPVSKFVNEHPTIQILGLSFLILIGVMLIAEGSHLAHFKFGNDTEVGTIPKGYLYFSIFFSLFVEFLNLRMKKSKNAVKLHNSEIVDKKLKDSDLTN, via the coding sequence ATGGACATTTTATTTACACCCAATGCTTTAATAGCTTTACTTACTTTAACCTTTCTAGAAATCATTTTAGGGATAGACAACATTGTCTTTCTTTCTATCGTTTCAGGGAAATTACCACAACAAGACCAGCCAAAAGCACGTCGTGTTGGGTTATTATTGGCGATGGCGTTCCGAATTATTTTGTTGTTTGGAATTACTTGGGTGTTAAGTTTGCAAGACACTATTTTATCAATTGATTGGGGCTTTTTTGAAGCGCATATTACGGGACAAAGTTTAATCATTTTTGGAGGAGGTTTATTTTTGTTGTACAAATCGGTTACCGAAATTCACCACAAACTAGAAGGCGAAGAAGAAAGCGAAAAAGGAAAAGCCAGCAATGGTTTATCGGCTGCTATATTGCAAATTGCTCTATTGAACATTGTGTTTTCGTTTGATAGTATCTTGACAGCAGTAGGTTTAGTAAGTATGAAAGCCCCTGCGGAAGGTGGTTTTGGGAAAGAAGGTGCTATCATTATCATGATTTTAGCCGTAGTGATTTCGATATTTATCATGATGATTTTTGCTGGACCCGTTTCTAAGTTTGTCAACGAGCATCCTACCATCCAAATCTTGGGATTATCTTTCTTAATCTTAATTGGCGTAATGCTAATTGCAGAAGGCTCTCACCTTGCCCATTTTAAATTTGGCAATGACACTGAAGTCGGCACCATCCCAAAAGGCTACTTGTATTTTTCTATCTTCTTCTCGTTATTCGTAGAGTTCTTAAACCTGCGCATGAAGAAAAGCAAAAATGCCGTAAAACTGCATAACAGCGAGATAGTAGACAAGAAACTAAAAGATTCTGACCTTACCAATTAA
- a CDS encoding DNA topoisomerase IV, which produces MKKITLLLFALVLISCNNHERNCKEFRTGKFEFAQTINGKKHTSTFIRTEKLQIETYNGKTDTATVRWINDCEFILQKLHPKSMKEEKAISMKILFTEKNTYTFEYSFVGSNEKQRGVVTKLD; this is translated from the coding sequence ATGAAAAAAATTACCTTACTCCTATTTGCCTTAGTCCTAATTTCTTGCAATAACCACGAACGAAACTGCAAAGAGTTTAGAACCGGGAAATTTGAATTTGCACAAACTATTAATGGTAAAAAACATACCTCCACTTTTATCCGAACTGAAAAATTACAAATCGAAACCTATAACGGTAAAACGGATACGGCAACAGTGCGTTGGATTAACGATTGCGAATTTATTTTACAAAAACTCCATCCTAAAAGCATGAAGGAAGAAAAAGCCATCAGTATGAAAATTTTGTTTACTGAAAAGAATACCTATACTTTTGAATATTCCTTTGTGGGAAGCAACGAAAAACAACGTGGTGTTGTAACAAAACTTGATTAA
- a CDS encoding DUF1572 domain-containing protein — protein MMINKSYLESVTKQFLYYKTLGEKAMEQLAPEQLFVSVNEDTNSIAVIVKHLSGNMISRWTDFLTSDGEKAWRNRDGEFDETITNKEELMEVWNKGWTCFFDTLHSLTPDQLETIIYIRNEGHTVIEAINRQLAHYPYHIGQIVFYAKMLKQGEWDSLSIPKNKSNSYNADKFAKEKSIKNFTDDELDKLK, from the coding sequence ATGATGATAAATAAATCCTATTTAGAAAGCGTTACCAAACAATTTCTCTACTACAAAACGTTGGGAGAAAAAGCGATGGAACAACTTGCACCAGAGCAATTATTTGTTTCAGTAAATGAAGATACTAATTCGATTGCTGTGATTGTAAAACACCTTTCGGGCAATATGATTTCACGCTGGACCGATTTCTTGACTTCGGATGGTGAGAAAGCATGGCGCAACCGTGACGGCGAATTTGATGAAACGATTACCAATAAAGAGGAACTAATGGAAGTTTGGAACAAAGGCTGGACTTGCTTTTTTGACACGCTGCATTCGTTAACCCCTGACCAATTAGAAACCATCATTTACATCCGCAACGAAGGTCATACCGTTATTGAAGCTATTAATCGTCAGTTGGCACATTATCCTTATCATATTGGTCAAATCGTGTTTTATGCCAAAATGCTAAAGCAAGGCGAATGGGATTCACTATCGATTCCAAAAAACAAATCGAATAGTTACAATGCCGATAAGTTTGCCAAAGAAAAAAGCATCAAGAATTTTACGGATGATGAATTAGATAAACTAAAATAA
- a CDS encoding DUF6095 family protein has product MNKPLLEKGMKYLLYALPLMFIGPCVIYNAFQNKDNVWHYLVLAVGITFCFLAVFFMFKGVKAVTDSLFNDDK; this is encoded by the coding sequence ATGAACAAGCCCCTATTAGAAAAAGGAATGAAATACCTATTGTACGCCTTACCCTTGATGTTCATTGGACCGTGTGTGATTTATAATGCATTTCAGAATAAAGATAATGTTTGGCATTACTTGGTTTTAGCAGTTGGAATTACTTTTTGTTTTTTAGCCGTGTTTTTTATGTTTAAAGGAGTGAAAGCAGTAACCGATTCCCTTTTTAATGATGATAAATAA
- the murQ gene encoding N-acetylmuramic acid 6-phosphate etherase — protein sequence MNFTKTTEQSSHYEHLEQMSVADLLANINKEDKTVPIAVEKSLPQIEALVARVVEKMKLGGRLFYIGAGTSGRLGIVDASECPPTFGVPFDLVNGIIAGGDKAIRRAVENAEDDAIQAWIDLQEHGITTDDVVIGIAASGTTPYVIGGLEKCNAKNIVTGCITCNEGSPLALTATFPVVVVVGPEFVTGSSRMKAGSAQKLVLNMISTATMIQLGKVKGNKMVDMQLSNDKLVDRGVKMIMSEIPVDYEKASELLKEYGSVRKAVDHWK from the coding sequence ATGAACTTCACCAAAACCACAGAACAATCCTCACATTACGAGCATTTAGAGCAAATGTCGGTGGCCGATTTGTTAGCCAATATCAATAAGGAAGATAAAACCGTTCCGATAGCTGTTGAAAAATCTTTACCACAAATTGAAGCTTTAGTGGCTAGAGTAGTCGAGAAAATGAAACTCGGAGGTAGACTTTTCTATATTGGAGCCGGAACTTCAGGGCGATTAGGAATTGTAGATGCTTCTGAATGTCCTCCTACTTTTGGTGTTCCTTTTGATTTGGTTAATGGTATTATCGCAGGTGGTGACAAGGCCATAAGAAGAGCTGTTGAAAATGCCGAGGACGACGCTATTCAAGCCTGGATTGATTTACAAGAACATGGCATTACTACCGATGATGTAGTAATTGGCATAGCCGCTTCTGGAACTACTCCGTATGTCATTGGTGGTTTAGAAAAATGCAATGCTAAAAATATTGTTACAGGATGTATTACTTGTAATGAAGGAAGTCCGTTAGCCTTAACAGCTACCTTTCCTGTAGTAGTTGTCGTTGGACCAGAATTCGTAACAGGAAGCTCTCGTATGAAAGCTGGAAGCGCTCAAAAATTAGTGTTGAACATGATTTCTACTGCTACTATGATTCAGTTAGGGAAAGTAAAAGGCAACAAAATGGTCGATATGCAACTGAGCAACGACAAACTTGTGGACCGTGGCGTAAAAATGATTATGAGTGAAATTCCGGTTGATTATGAAAAGGCTTCTGAATTGCTCAAAGAATATGGCAGCGTTAGAAAAGCTGTAGATCATTGGAAATAA
- a CDS encoding ZIP family metal transporter, which produces MNYILPLLSVLLGYGIALVIKPKDKQNLKLLLAFSGSFLLSLTVMHLLPDVYESGNKSVGVFIMLGILFQIILEFFSKGAEHGHVHGHDKMLQIPWLLFISLCIHALLEGFPVGHHHELAYGIAIHHLPIAIILTTFFLNAQLNKTALFFFMLTFAIMTPLGTLISDNFPILNDYYTQITAVVIGILFHISSTIIFESSEGHKFNIAKISMIILGIALASFL; this is translated from the coding sequence ATGAATTATATTCTACCCTTACTATCAGTACTATTAGGCTATGGAATTGCGCTTGTCATAAAACCAAAAGACAAGCAGAATCTCAAATTATTACTAGCCTTTAGTGGTTCTTTCCTTTTGTCCTTAACCGTGATGCATCTTTTACCAGATGTTTATGAAAGTGGCAACAAAAGTGTAGGGGTTTTTATTATGCTTGGCATTCTATTCCAAATCATTTTAGAATTTTTTTCCAAAGGAGCAGAACACGGACACGTTCACGGACATGATAAAATGCTACAAATCCCATGGTTATTATTTATCAGTTTGTGTATTCACGCTTTACTAGAAGGATTTCCTGTAGGACATCATCACGAATTAGCCTACGGAATTGCTATTCATCATTTACCCATTGCGATTATCCTAACGACATTTTTTCTTAATGCCCAACTGAATAAAACCGCTTTGTTTTTCTTTATGTTGACCTTTGCGATAATGACTCCACTAGGGACATTAATTTCTGATAATTTCCCGATACTTAACGACTATTATACTCAAATTACTGCCGTCGTTATTGGGATACTATTTCATATTTCTTCCACTATTATCTTTGAAAGCAGCGAAGGACATAAGTTCAATATTGCTAAAATATCGATGATTATTTTGGGAATTGCTTTGGCATCCTTTCTTTAA
- a CDS encoding class I SAM-dependent methyltransferase: MSDTTNCKSENWYASWFDTPYYHILYKDRNYREAQIFMDNLTHYLNLPEKAKVLDLACGKGRHSIYLNQLGFDVIGADLSENSIAEANKNANDTLHFVVHDKREPFEQKFDAIFNLFTSFGYFENVEDDIKTLASIKQSLSEYGFAVIDFMNAHQVIENLIPEETKEVDGIVFHIKRFVIDGFIIKEIDFEADGKKFHFTENVRAYTLEDFQNMMNQTGIYLLDTFGDYKLKKYHKNTSERLIMIFK; encoded by the coding sequence ATGTCAGATACTACAAATTGTAAATCCGAAAATTGGTACGCCTCTTGGTTTGATACCCCCTACTATCACATTTTATACAAGGATAGAAACTATCGTGAGGCACAAATTTTCATGGACAATCTTACCCATTATTTAAACTTACCCGAAAAAGCCAAAGTTCTAGATTTAGCTTGTGGTAAAGGAAGACATTCGATTTATTTAAATCAGTTGGGCTTTGATGTTATTGGTGCCGATTTATCTGAAAATAGTATTGCAGAAGCCAATAAAAATGCTAATGATACGCTGCACTTTGTGGTTCATGATAAGCGTGAACCGTTTGAACAAAAATTTGATGCTATCTTCAATTTGTTTACCAGCTTTGGTTATTTTGAAAATGTAGAAGATGATATCAAAACCTTAGCCTCTATAAAACAAAGTCTTTCGGAATATGGGTTTGCAGTGATTGATTTTATGAATGCCCATCAAGTCATTGAAAATTTAATTCCAGAAGAAACCAAAGAAGTAGATGGGATTGTCTTTCATATCAAACGCTTTGTCATTGACGGTTTTATCATTAAAGAAATTGATTTTGAAGCCGATGGAAAAAAGTTTCACTTCACCGAAAATGTTCGAGCCTATACCTTAGAAGATTTTCAGAATATGATGAACCAAACGGGTATTTATCTGCTAGATACTTTTGGCGATTACAAACTGAAAAAATACCACAAAAACACTAGCGAACGTTTAATCATGATATTTAAGTAA
- a CDS encoding THUMP domain-containing class I SAM-dependent RNA methyltransferase: MENYKMIAKTFFGFEEILSKELQQLGAQDVEIGTRAVTFKGDKGFMYKANLSLRTALKILKPIYYFRATNDINLYKGIQGIDWSNYLNENQTFVIDTTIHSDNFKHSQFVSQKAKDAIVDQFRAKTGQRPSVDKDFPDLRINIHIDRDQCSVALDTSGASLHHRGYRTATNIAPINEVLAAGMLLLSGWDGSSDFLDPMCGSGTLLAEAAMIACNIPANINRKEFAFEKWNDWDNDLFDQIIDALMKRTREFHHTIIGYDKAPSAVQKAKDNIINANLDEYITISQADFFETKKENAGPLHMVFNPPYGERLNIELERFYREIGDTLKNNYPNTNAWFITANLEALKYVGLRPSRKIKLFNGSLEARLVKYEMYEGSKRTKFQNTTEE; encoded by the coding sequence ATGGAGAATTATAAGATGATTGCCAAAACCTTTTTTGGTTTTGAAGAAATACTGTCAAAAGAATTACAACAATTAGGCGCGCAAGATGTCGAGATTGGCACCCGTGCGGTTACTTTTAAAGGAGATAAAGGATTTATGTACAAAGCCAATTTATCGTTGCGTACCGCTCTTAAAATCCTAAAACCTATTTATTATTTCCGAGCTACGAACGACATCAACTTATACAAAGGTATTCAAGGCATTGATTGGTCTAACTACTTAAACGAAAATCAAACTTTTGTCATTGATACCACCATCCATTCGGATAATTTCAAACACTCCCAGTTTGTTTCCCAAAAAGCTAAAGATGCTATTGTAGATCAATTTAGAGCCAAAACGGGTCAAAGACCAAGCGTGGATAAAGACTTCCCTGATTTGCGAATTAACATCCATATTGATAGAGACCAATGTTCTGTTGCACTTGATACTTCTGGGGCTTCATTGCATCACAGGGGTTACAGAACTGCTACAAATATTGCTCCTATTAACGAAGTGTTAGCTGCAGGAATGTTGTTACTTTCAGGGTGGGATGGAAGTTCTGATTTTTTAGATCCTATGTGTGGCTCAGGAACCTTGTTAGCGGAAGCCGCTATGATTGCATGTAATATTCCAGCCAATATCAACAGAAAAGAATTTGCATTCGAAAAATGGAACGATTGGGACAATGATTTGTTTGATCAAATTATCGATGCTTTAATGAAACGAACTCGTGAATTTCACCATACGATTATCGGATACGATAAAGCACCAAGTGCTGTTCAGAAAGCCAAAGACAACATCATAAATGCTAATCTAGACGAATACATAACCATCAGTCAAGCTGATTTTTTTGAAACTAAAAAAGAAAATGCGGGTCCATTACACATGGTTTTCAATCCACCGTATGGCGAACGTTTGAATATAGAATTGGAACGTTTTTACCGAGAAATAGGAGATACCTTAAAGAACAATTATCCTAATACGAATGCTTGGTTTATTACCGCTAACTTGGAAGCTTTAAAATATGTTGGACTAAGACCTTCCCGTAAAATAAAACTTTTCAACGGAAGCTTGGAAGCGCGTTTAGTGAAATACGAAATGTATGAAGGCAGTAAACGAACCAAGTTTCAGAATACTACTGAAGAATAA
- a CDS encoding efflux RND transporter periplasmic adaptor subunit, with amino-acid sequence MKNIMILLFGFLILGCQSKKEETTSETNTIAESTVTLTSAQLKNAALTTGNLEKKSISSVLKVNGKIDVPPQNMVSISMPLGGYLKTTQLLPGMHINKGEVIATMEDQQFVQLQQDYLTTKSRLYFAEKEYERQKELNQSQASSDKVYQMADADYKTLRITLSALGEKLKLININPNTLTEKNLSKSVNIYAPITGFVSKVNVNIGKYVNPEDVLFELINPSDIHLNLKVFEKDITKLAIGQKLVAYTNNQPENKHACEIILISKDLSVDEHSAEVHCHFENYDKTLLPGMYMNAEIEVKSNDALTIPEDAVVNYEGKNYVFVELDKTNFKITEVTTGVSENGVVEILNGDALTTKNIVTKGAYTLLMKLKNKSDE; translated from the coding sequence ATGAAAAATATAATGATACTCCTTTTTGGCTTTCTTATTTTGGGCTGTCAGTCTAAAAAGGAAGAAACAACAAGTGAGACTAATACCATAGCGGAATCGACAGTCACTCTTACCTCGGCCCAATTAAAAAATGCGGCTTTAACCACAGGAAATCTGGAAAAGAAATCTATTTCTTCCGTATTGAAAGTCAATGGAAAAATTGACGTACCTCCGCAAAATATGGTTTCTATCAGTATGCCATTAGGCGGTTATTTAAAAACAACTCAGTTGTTGCCTGGCATGCACATCAACAAAGGTGAAGTCATTGCCACTATGGAAGACCAACAATTTGTACAATTGCAACAAGATTATTTAACTACTAAGTCGCGCTTGTATTTTGCCGAAAAAGAATATGAACGTCAAAAAGAGTTGAATCAAAGTCAGGCCAGTAGCGATAAAGTATACCAAATGGCCGATGCTGATTATAAAACCCTACGCATTACTTTAAGTGCTTTGGGAGAAAAATTGAAATTGATTAATATCAATCCGAATACCTTAACGGAAAAAAATCTTTCTAAAAGCGTCAACATCTACGCTCCTATTACTGGATTTGTGTCTAAAGTGAATGTAAACATTGGAAAATATGTAAACCCAGAAGACGTACTATTTGAACTCATCAATCCCTCTGATATCCATTTGAATTTAAAAGTCTTTGAAAAAGACATTACTAAATTAGCCATTGGACAAAAGTTAGTCGCTTACACTAACAATCAGCCTGAAAACAAACACGCCTGCGAAATCATCTTAATTAGCAAAGATTTATCGGTTGATGAACATTCGGCAGAGGTGCATTGTCATTTTGAAAACTACGATAAGACGCTTTTGCCAGGGATGTATATGAATGCTGAAATTGAAGTAAAAAGCAACGATGCTTTAACCATACCAGAAGATGCCGTGGTAAATTATGAAGGAAAAAATTATGTATTTGTTGAATTGGATAAAACCAACTTCAAAATAACTGAAGTAACCACTGGCGTGAGTGAAAATGGGGTTGTTGAAATTCTAAATGGAGATGCATTGACTACTAAAAACATCGTAACCAAAGGGGCTTACACGTTATTAATGAAACTCAAAAACAAATCTGACGAATAA